Below is a genomic region from Lutra lutra chromosome 5, mLutLut1.2, whole genome shotgun sequence.
AGGACTAAGGCCTTTGTAGAAGGTTTCAGTAAAGAAATCTTGTATCTgtagaggaataaataaaaagcagttgTTATTTGGACACACTTGAAGCAGTGCTCATAACTCCAAGTAAAGGACAAAAATTAGCCAAAAACTACCAAGTAACAAACATAAGGATAAAATCAAATACTTATCCAATTTGCTAATatcttttgtttataaaatttcaatCACTGTCACGACCCCAAGTCCCCAAGTAAACCCAGTACCCTACTATTTATATCTTTAGGATGTTATACCTTTAGCAACAGATTGAAAGTTTCacgtttatttaataaatacgtGATATTCAACCTCACCTTCACCACCAATATATTAAGAACTGACCTGTTGACCTGGGTCTGGTTACAATGAAATGATTCCATcaaatcagaatctttgggatAATCAAGGTGGGAGCTTCCCGCATTCCCAAAAGTAGATAacctatagttaaaaaaaaaaaaaattaatttattcattggtCCAACAATAAGCCATATTAGGATCTCAGTAAAGAAGACACTTCCTTAAGAAGTTCATTCTGGTGAATGAAAGAGATATATAAACAAATGCTCACAATACACTACCAATTATAGTAATAAAGATTCCCACAGGATGCTGTGGGAGTTCAGAAGATCTAGCAACTAATAAACAGCTTCGGAAAAAATCAATCACCAAAGGAATCCAGGGGTGTTTGCCTCAGTTTCATTAGCTTAATTCTACTCTTTACACTCACGTTTCCTCACCCTTAAATCAGAAATatgtagaaggagagagagtttgaggaGTGATGGCAAACCCTGAGCGGAATCATCGGCAAGCCTGGGGTCCTGCTCGCCGTCCTCACCGCCACAGCCCGGAATTATGGCTCTTCTGCATCTCACACTGCTCTTTAAGCTGCCGCACGCTTTTCCTAGCTTAGCGGGATCAACAGTTTGTGTTTAGCAACTTGttaatatttatgtttgtttaatCTGCAAGAATTTTTCCATCATCATTTGTTATGTGGTTAACACACTGGCAAGTACCGTGTGAGCACAGTGACAGAAGACCTAGGTGCTGGTCTTCCTCAGGTTCcatcttttctctcctctaaCTAACCTCTTCTCTGAGCCATCTCGTCCGTAGCCAGCCTGGATGAGGCTCTCACATCTCCACTGCCATTCTAGACGGACGTCCTGAACTCTGTATGTCCAAGTACTCCCGAGGGTCTGAGACACCTCAAATTGaacaaatccagaaaaaaaatgtcaactcCTATTCCCCACCACCAAATCATTTCCTATACGGGAGATGAAAGATACCAAGATCTATCTAGTCACCTATGCGGAGAGATATCCCTTAGGTGGGCATCTCTGAAATATACTGTTTAAGTGCCCAGAATTTTAATTCCCATCAGTGCTTAAGTAGAATTTCcattttggttaatattttaacCAGTCTTGAGCCAAATTTTTAACTGCTGCATGTCATGATAAGGGCCTGCTGTTTTTCTGGAGTAGATGTAAAAAGAACATACCTCTCATTCCTTATGTATTTTTAGCtcctttattctttaatattctgatgtaattcaaaagaaaactatttaaatcCTCTTTCCAAATTGATTCTAATCCTGAAAATTTCATAATTTGTTGGTTCAAAACATTAGGAGCAGCTTGAGAGTTTCTGACATTGTATTTCTGCTGAAAATTGCCCTCCCTTAGGAAGCCTGTAGCGATCAATTCCCCCCTCAGTACTCAGGTACTGTTCTCTAAGcgtctctctgtattattttggTACTTAGTGGCACACAATTCCGTTCCTTCTATGCTGTTTCACTTATATTCTCTTCACCTTGATTTTAAGCCATTCCTTTCCAAAGTGCTTAAAAAGGCAGCTATGCACACAGCAGGTGACTAATAGATAGTGAATGAACTATGTATAGAAAACATTGGCTTCCTTTTGCATCCTATACTAaattgaaagggaagaaaaagatacaTGATACAAACACCTTTGCCAAAAGTTTAACCCCAAATTTTCCTCGTGATGTCAGTCTATAAGCAGTAAGCGGTAAGCAGTACAATGAAAAGACCACTAGTTTATGAAGTAGGAGACAGGGCTATTCACCTACCAACCAACACTACCTAACTATGAAGCTTTAAATACTGAGTTAATCTTCCTGAACCGCAGATTTCCCGATCTATAAAAGTATGAAGTAAAAGTAAAAGCTCTCTAAAGATCTGAAAATTCTAAGAACCTGGAAAATAAAAGTTCTGCATCCTAAGCAAATGtgtaagcagggagagagagtagaCTACAGTATTAATTTTCATTGCCCTGTGTTCAAGTACCTGAAATAAGGCTTGTTGGGAGACATGGTGATCTGTAGCACCTCACTTGTCATATCCAATTCAGAAAATGCTTCACGGAGCCCCTCTGACTGCAGAATAATCTTATTGATAACATTGGTGCTGCAGAAATCAAAATCCAGAGTCTCCTCAGGCTCCTGAGTATTGATTTTACAGACTGTCACCACTCCTCCTTCTTCCAGAAAGAGCATCAAAGGGTAACCATAACCTTGGTAACACATCCGAAGTGCAGTTAAAGTTCCTGCAGTGAAAATAAATCATATGTTGGGCTCAGCTTTATAATGCAGGTTCCGCTTCTCCTTAAATGATACATAAAACTCCTGAAGATTATTTTACTCTGCCCAATTTCTAGCACATATGTATGCATCTCTTTCTAAAGAGGGATCATATTTTCCCTGATGACAGTTACATGCAGACGATTCAAACAATAAAactggcaaagaaaacaaaacaactctttgAAATCATTTTCCAGCTTGCCAAAACACCTCAGAAATAGCTtactgattttatatatgtacaatTTCCAGGATGGAGATTCTACATGGACCAATATTGCAAGTAACAGAATTACTGCAGAACAAGCTATGCTCTTTCTTAAAGGTGCAAGGTGTGGAACAGTGGACTACTTTGATATTGTCAGTACGATAATATCAGTGTATTCACTGTGATAAGGATCCTTCCAACCTTTCCTATTGGGAGATTTTATGTACATTTCCTCAAactaggagaaaaagagagggtggTTAATGGTGGTGTGGGTTTTAACACTACAAACCActagggaggaggagaaataggACTAGACATTCTAGCTCTTTTTCTCCTACTGGATGGAGAGCCACCATGAGGAATGAGGGAAAGCAGATGCTTTTATGAAAAACCAGCTAGGGAATGCTGCATTAGGAAAATGTATAATAACTGAACTTTcagtacaaaattaaaatatattttctaaagaacCACACTGAGCTTTCCCTAGCTAATCTCTAGATTCCTgtgaaataaaatcattctttGGGGGTTTCCTTGTAGTTTTATATCCATAGCAACTGAATTCACTACtcctaaaaaaatgaaacatatattttgaacatttcaGGAAATAGACAATTTATAAACAGGAttaaagaaataacagcaaaCACATTTTGAACACAGGAAACTAGGTGTGAGGAGAattggtttctctttttcttggccACTAAACTGTAATCCTGAacaggttagaaaaaaaaaatttaatacatattttgcaatgttcaagttaattaacacatattcAAAGTCTTCTCTTGGTCAGTTCAAATTTAAAACCCCCGaactttgtaaattaaaaaaagattactatAAATACTTTTGCAAATAGGAAAAGAACTATAGTTTCTACTATACTTTCTATTAATGTGAAAAGTTAGAATCCATGATTGTGACCAGTGAGAAATGAATTTGCAATTTCCAAGATATGTTTCTTACTTCTAATAacctttcctgtatttttctgAGCATTTGCTTTTTGTCATTATGATAATAAAATGGTTCACCTGGCATAGGACTTGATCCGAAAATTGATAAACAGTCTAAAAGGACAGTTAAATTTATTCGAAAAGTAACAGACTCTTCCTGAACTATAAACTCTTGAAATATTCCAGCCtgtgaagaaaagtaaaaatgaaaatgcatatatattaatGAAAACTCAGACAAGGTTCTAGATttcactttgttttaaaaataatattgtgcTGACCCCATGAAAATTTCTGATTATCCATCAAAACATCTTCAGCTTTTTCAACTATTACCATTAGAATGCTACTACTCAGTAGTTAAAGGTGTAACTGACTTCAGTACCATGCAAAACTTTATGAAAGGTCTTTCACCTAGCTTCTTGATCTAAACTATTGCCCACAGGACTTTTCCTTGTCTCATCTTTTGCCCATCAACAGTGCTaaagtcatttggaaaatagCCAAACAATTTGATAATGCATGAGTGATActagttttcaatttcttttgagGACAGGAACCATGTCTTATCTATCCCTCTATACCTGAGGTTACACTGTGCACTTTGGTGTTCAAAAAAATGTTGGattaggggcgactgggtggctcagttaatagtggctgccttcagctcaggtcatgattccagggtcctgggattgaacgcCCCCATGGCATCTGTCTcccagcttagcagggagcctgcttctccctctccctctgtcaccctcctgcttgtgtgctctctttctatatatatcaaaaaataaaatcttaaaaaaaatttttggattaAATCTGAAATCCTATCTGAACCATACATATATTGCTTTGTAAGGACACATTATAaccaataaaatggaaatactggTCAAGAGCATATACTGGAAACAAATGTTTGGGTTCTTGTCCCAACTCAGCCACTTGCCAACTGTGGGACTGTTGGCAAATCACTTAAAAGATGCCTATTTCCATACCTGAATGAAAGCATTTGCTTGCACACACTTTGCATTTTCCACTGTAACCTTGATTCCATTTTTAGTAGCGAAACACGTAGCATGCTCTCGGAAGTGAATAGCCTTCAAGATAGTGGAGAGATTCCTAACGTTGTCGAGGCTGGCCACTAAGCTGTAGTCATTCTCGTCTTGGATCTGTGGGGTTAGGAGGGGCATCGTCCACTGTACATTGGTCCCAAGGGAGGCTTCCCGAGCCAACACTTGCTGCCGAGGAACACGAAACACCTGATGAGATTCGACAATAAAGCTCCGGTCAATGCGGGCAAGGCCCGCGATGTCAACCCTTGCTGAGGCGAGGCCTGGGCATCGAACTCCGCCGGTGGCACCCCATTTCTGCCTCTTCAACTCTCTGTAACTTTGGGGGAAAATTACTCTTCACTCTAAGCTACGATTTCCTCGCCTTCAGTGAGGGGCCAGTAACACAGAAAAAGTTGTGAACAATGAGAAAAGGTAATTAACGAGGTAGTTCTACTGGGGGGCGGTCCCCCCAAACTTGGATTACGTGTCCCCGTAGAGTCGGGTTTCAGCTGTCCGGCACCCCCAACCTTGCCCCTAACAGAACAGGCGACGGAGGGCGGGCCCCCATTCTTCGGGAGATCCTGAAGTCCCACACAACCCCGTTCCCCAGCCCGTCAAGAGACGGCATCTATTTCCTGACCCCGGGATCCGGGCACGGAAACCTTACCTTTCCAGCGGGATCCGGACGCCCGAGAGCCCTTCGCAGCCAGGTCACCGAAGAAGCCAGCCGCGCCTCTCAGGTAGTTGGGGAGAAAATGCCGCGGATCCCGCCACTCTTTTCAGACCACAGAGCCACCTCGGCCACCGTCACCACAGAGATAGAGGCGGCCTAGAGAGCCGCGCATGCGCCATCAGAAACCGGAAAAAGGTACCATCGAGCCGGGGGACTGCGGAGCCGAGCGCTCTGTACCATAGAGATCGGAAAGGGGAGCGAGCGGCAGAGCCGGAAGGAAAGCGAAGACCTGAGAAGTTCAGGCAAGATGGCGGCGACCAAAAGGAAGCGGCGTGGAGGCTTGGCGGTTCAGGCgaaaaaaccaaaaaggaatgaaaaagatgCCAAGCAGCCAGCTAAGCTGCGCGACATGACAGAAGAGgcggaagaagaagagagagaccgTATCCCAGGCCCCGTTTGCAAGGTAGAGCTTACATCCAGGTTACACCTGCGGCTCTACACGCTTCCCTGGGGCTACCTCCCTGATAAGAGCTTTGGTAATTTCGGAGTAGCCTGTTACCGGAGCTCGGTTTCAGCTCTCGTCCGGGACAGACAGGCTGCCGCGCTTACAGCTAGCTCTCATGCACGTGGCCATCTTCTGGAGGCAGCGGCCGAGGAAGTTGGCTGGCTTCGGAACGGTTCACAGGGAAGCAACCTTTGGGGTATTCAGTCCCAGTGTTGTCTCTTCTGATTACTCCATTTCCCCCATTTGGGGTGGTATTACTTAAAGTTAGTTCTCGCTATTGAGTATATATCTTCCAATGGCTACTATCCCCCTATTCCGCCATAGTTAGCTTCTGTCACTCTGGGATCCTGAAGCTTGTTAGGcggtcctttttaaaaaattgctgccCTTGGGATAATGGCTTTGACTTGTCTGATCATGTTTTAACTCTTAAGGGTTGATGAAAGCTAGACGAGGTAGAATGAACTTCTcttgtattcaaatatttttatgtatgtcaGGTACTGTCCGAAGTTAGGTTTCCTCTGGCTTTGGGATTCTAAACTAGAATAGGACCTTCTTTCTGAAGTGTTGGGAGTTTAGAAGAAAACTTAAGAACGCATGTAAGTTCATGGTTTGTATTCAGAAGAAGGTGAACACAAGTTGTTGGGCCTAACTTCCATTCCGTAAGCTAGATCCAGTACTTTGGAGACAGAGGTGGACtttgatttatttctgttttgattctATTTCTACTTCCCTGGCCCTTAGTATAGTATTCTAGCAGGTAGTAGGTGATAAATGACCATCTGTGGTGGAAGGCACTAGGAATGGAGTTAGCTCTGAGGGATGAAAGATgagtttaatttaaattatagctCTACTGATAGTTAATGTCCATGTTTTGAGCTCTTTGGTCATCTGCaaattaagaggaagaaaatgtgcTTTACTTTTTGGGAAGAATAAGCTGGACTGCTAGAGGATTTTCAGTAGATGTTAGTGCTCCCACTCTTCCCTTaatctggaaggaaaaacaaTAGTATCTATGACCTGAGTCATTGTATGAAAAATTCTCTGGAAGTACAGAAGATAGAAATTACTTTTACCCTTGGACAGTCATGTAAGGGATCATGAAGGATTTATTCCTTGAGTGGATTTCAAAGTAGGGGCACATTTCCAGTATTCAGTATTCAAAAATGAGAGGGAACAGTATGagggcaaagaagaaaaagtgatcAAAGGCATTGATGTGGAGGAAAAATgctgaaaatctaaaaaatagaGCCAAATTAGCTAAAAGGTAGGGCTAATTTAGGGCAATAGTGaggtagaaatagaaatatattttagaatccaGTGTTAAAGCTATGTCATATTGGAGTTTGTTTAGAAAATCCTGGTAGGTTAAGGATGTGATTGAAACAGTGCTTTAAAAAGACTAAGCTGTTGCTAGTCCGCCAGACCTATTGGAGAAACTCTTGTCCGGGAAGGCTAGCCATTTTAGGAGATTTAAGATAATAAGAATCTGAATGCAGGCACTGTGAATAGGAAGGCATTAagagaaattgaaagagaaattgaCAGCATTTAGTAGTGCTTGTGATATAGGAGAAACAGGCAAATAGATAATTCAAAGCCGGGGGGATGGAAATGATGGTTGCATCATTAGAAAAACAGGAAACTTACTATATTTAAGGTTTAGTATTCTAGAGTTGAATTTGAGGTATTAAGTCAAATACTTGGATTATTAGGAGTGGAGAGAGTTCCTTACCTTTCTATAGATTAGACAATTGAAGTTATGGAATGATTATGAGAACTCTGTTGTgagagacctgaaaccaaaagAGGACTAGGAAAGAGTTTTTCAAGTCAGGAGGAGGAATCGGAGAggtggaagaagaaaaaccaaaaatgaagaaagtcaAGGAAAGTAATTTCTGGGAGGGAGCCGTGGTCAGTAAATACCACTGAGAGATTGTCAGAATTGTTTAGCCTGTTACCTGGAAGTTTTAATGAATATTATTGCGTCTCTACTTACCTTACATACAAGGAGTTAACTTTTCCATTGGCTGTGTTATTTTATCAGAACCAGGGGCTATCTTTAGCTTGTTTTTTAGATAGGGGATCTAAATTTTGAATATTAAGATAAAATGGGGACTTTTCAAGGTTCCTTTTTTGCATCATCACATGTTGCCATGACGCTTTACCATTTCTATCCTGTCCTATATGACAGATATGTTGTGTTATCTGTCATGTAGAATAGAAATGGCAAAGCATCTCAGTAAGGGTTTTATTCGGTTCTTGCCTTTGTGTCTTTATTGATTTGCTTGCTTGTTAACTATCTTCCCACATAAGAACAGTGGCTGACTTCTGGTAGGAACCtagtaaatattaaattaatattaaagttTTCTTGTGAAAGGAATATTGACTGAGGAGTTCTGGGTTCAGGCGTGGAAGGATTCTATGTATAGGGAAACATCTCAGTTCTCTGAATTGCACacatgggagagaggcagaattAAGGATGTAGTCTTGATACATTAGAGGGTAATGGAGTATTTAACGACTAGATACTTctaaaactatctttaaaaaaaaacaaggtatgagtatgagatttaaaaatcttaacattttctttttctttagggcAAGTGGAAAAATAAGGAACGGATTCTTATCTTCTCTTCTAGAGGAATAAATTTCAGAACGAGACATTTAATGAAAGACTTGAGAATGTTGATGCCTCATTCTAAAGCAGGTGCTTTTATATCATACACTTTTCAAGTTCTTATTTATAAACTTGTCTCTATATTCTCACTTTAAGTCATTGTTTAACCTTGTCACTTGTTCAGCCTTATCAGGTAAAGAACTCTTGCCTCAGAACAGtgacaagatttttttcaattaatattttgttagaaATACTTTATTCACTAAACATTCCCTTCACTTTCTTAGATATCCTACTGTTATCAAAACATTTCTTGAAGGTCCATTAATTGTAATGTTCTCAGAGGTCATGATCTGGTTCTTCTTCTAAATAATTGAGGACTTCGTgtatctgcattttctttttttttttttttttaagttggctccatgcccagcgtggagtccagtgcagggcttgaactcaaagccccaagatcaaaacctgagctgagattgagtgtcagatgcttaaccactgagccacccaggcaccccactatctggcattaaaaacaaaacaaacagaaaacatgttCGTATTAAAAAGTTAATGGGCTGGAGTGGGATTTCAAGCACCTTTAATTTGGGGCTCAACCTACGTCTAAATGCCAAGATATTCTCTTTAGCAATGGTGTATCTTACAGGCAAGTGAAGTTTCAAGTTTAGAACTGTGGCAGTACCATCACACAGCTGTTTTTGTGCCTGTGTTGGGAGGAGCTTTTGGCTTTCATTCTAGGTTATAGCTTTGTTCCTTAGACCACTATTTCTCAAACTGGGGTCTGCTCTTATATCTTTATATCTCTGAAACTCAGAAGAGATTTAATTtatattgttgctttttttcccctgtgataATCTGAAACAGTCTTTTCAATCCACTTCCTTCAGTTCAAATTTTAGTTTCTTCAGTGAGTGTTCCTTAAACTGCAATCCTAGAACATAGCTCAGTTTGtgaaaatgtttccatatttGAAAGGGACCTACACAATATGTAAAGTTGACGAGAAACACTGCTTAGATCATACTTTATGATTCTCGAGAACTATTTTCtagtcatttttataaaaaatgaacaagatttttaaagaggTCATGTGTTTTTAGGtctaataattttgaaaattaattaaatctcttttaaaCTGAAGAttgtaaaaacatttaaaatacttttttagaaAGCATGTGTGATATGTTTGAAGTAGCTTTgaaatcttttatttactttctttttttctttttatagatacAAAAATGGATCGTAAAGACAAGTTATTTGTCATTAATGAGGTAATTTTAGATAGTAATTCAAGTAAAATATTCTAGGAACactaggaataaaatattttggaatactAAAGATTGTTCATTTAAACAATAAGTCAGTTATTCAGTGACTTTTAATTGTTTTGTAAAAGATAACTCAAATTTTTCCTGACTCCAGTAATCTgccttataaatttttatatactcTCTATATCTTACAGTTTGAATACTCAGTTTATATACTGTCTGTATCTCACTATCTGAATCTCACAGTGattcaaaatgttatttctttttttttttttttttaagattatttatttatttatttgacagagagagagatcacaagcaggcagagaggcaggcagagagagaggaggaagcaggctctccgccgagcagagagcccgatgcggggctcgatcccaggaccctgagatcatgacctgagccgaaggcagcggcttaacccgctgagccacccaggcgcccccaaaatatgttatttcttgATCATTCTTGTATTTGTCTTATCTCACCAAACATTGAAATTTCTGGAAGACAAgcattatatctttttttctcattttatacaaTACAGTGCTAAATTTATAATGGGTACctactatttttttcaaagatttttttattttgacagagagagcacaagtaggcagagaggcaggagagggggcgggggaagcaggctcccttctgagtagagagccttatgcggggctctatccctggaccctgagatcatgacttgagctgaaggcagaggcttaacccactaagccacccagggacccctataATGGGTACTTATTAAAAACTATCAACttgtacaaaataaaaagttcattaaatatttttaaaaccacacatTTTAGGAAGTATTTTGTCAGTATTAAAGGTGATACACGTGGTAATTGCTCTTAAGATACTACAAATTATTAATAGGTTAATTTTCAAAGTGTTGTTGAAGATACTAAACTTACATTTTAaagctaacttttaaaaatttagaggaaTTGTGTTTTAAGATCATTTTCCTTAGTAATTAG
It encodes:
- the RAD1 gene encoding cell cycle checkpoint protein RAD1, with translation MPLLTPQIQDENDYSLVASLDNVRNLSTILKAIHFREHATCFATKNGIKVTVENAKCVQANAFIQAGIFQEFIVQEESVTFRINLTVLLDCLSIFGSSPMPGTLTALRMCYQGYGYPLMLFLEEGGVVTVCKINTQEPEETLDFDFCSTNVINKIILQSEGLREAFSELDMTSEVLQITMSPNKPYFRLSTFGNAGSSHLDYPKDSDLMESFHCNQTQVNRYKISLLKPSTKALVLSCKVSIRTDNRGFLSLQYMIRNEDGQICFVEYYCCPDEEVPESES